One Halostella salina genomic region harbors:
- a CDS encoding DUF7513 family protein, whose protein sequence is MIRKYFQGWQFRTATPAFDPGAEITVILTGVRDGEVVARVGDSTLVVDGASADHVDKKARIRVSSFDDNDHDGRAELLELVGETAF, encoded by the coding sequence ATGATCCGGAAGTACTTCCAGGGCTGGCAGTTCCGGACGGCGACCCCGGCGTTCGACCCGGGCGCGGAGATCACGGTGATCCTGACCGGCGTCCGCGACGGCGAGGTGGTTGCCCGCGTCGGCGACTCGACGCTCGTGGTGGACGGTGCGTCGGCGGACCACGTCGACAAGAAGGCCAGAATCAGGGTGTCGTCGTTCGACGACAACGACCACGACGGGCGGGCCGAACTCCTCGAACTGGTCGGCGAGACGGCGTTTTAG
- a CDS encoding amidohydrolase, which yields MSGQVTRDRIVELRRDLHRRPEQAWREFYTTARVVEAVEAVGVDALHVGPDALVSDERMAVPDDETIAAAAERAREAGADAEAVEQLAGGHTGLVAELHRGDGPTVALRVDIDGLPVEESTDGDHVPAAEGFRSTHGGSMHACGHDAHAAIGVGVLERVAESDFSGTFKVLFQPAEEVIGGGKAMAESGHVDDVDYLLAVHVGLDHPTGEVVAGIDGFLAVEHFDVTFTGESAHAGAKPNAGRNANQALAAAVQNLYAIPRHEDGATRVNAGRIEGGTAANIVAEHAEMAVEVRGETTALKEYVADHARRVIRSAAEMHDCEATVDTVGDAPSAVSDADLVDIVEGAANGHADVERTLRRDDLGGSEDATYLMQRVQENGGLASYVAVGTDHPGGHHTPTFDVDEPTLGIGIDVLSETVLTVAEEQP from the coding sequence ATGTCAGGACAGGTCACTCGGGACCGGATCGTCGAACTCAGACGCGACCTCCACCGCCGACCGGAGCAGGCCTGGCGGGAGTTCTACACCACAGCGCGGGTCGTCGAGGCCGTCGAGGCCGTCGGCGTCGACGCCCTCCACGTCGGTCCCGACGCGCTCGTGTCCGACGAGCGCATGGCCGTGCCGGACGACGAGACGATAGCGGCCGCCGCCGAGCGCGCTCGCGAGGCGGGTGCGGACGCGGAGGCCGTCGAGCAGTTGGCGGGCGGCCACACGGGACTCGTCGCGGAACTCCACCGCGGCGATGGGCCGACCGTCGCGCTCCGCGTCGACATCGACGGGCTTCCGGTCGAGGAGTCGACCGACGGTGACCACGTCCCGGCCGCGGAGGGGTTCCGGTCGACCCACGGCGGGTCGATGCACGCCTGCGGCCACGACGCGCACGCCGCCATCGGCGTGGGCGTGCTTGAACGCGTGGCCGAGAGCGACTTCTCGGGCACGTTCAAGGTGCTGTTTCAGCCGGCCGAGGAGGTGATCGGCGGCGGGAAGGCGATGGCCGAGAGCGGCCACGTCGACGACGTAGACTACCTCCTTGCGGTTCACGTCGGCCTCGACCACCCGACCGGCGAGGTCGTCGCGGGGATCGACGGCTTCCTCGCGGTCGAACACTTCGACGTGACGTTCACCGGCGAGTCGGCCCACGCCGGCGCGAAACCGAACGCCGGTCGCAACGCGAACCAGGCGCTGGCCGCGGCGGTGCAGAACCTCTATGCGATCCCCCGCCACGAGGACGGCGCGACGCGGGTCAACGCCGGCCGGATCGAGGGCGGGACCGCGGCGAACATCGTCGCCGAACACGCCGAGATGGCCGTCGAGGTGCGCGGCGAGACGACGGCGCTGAAGGAGTACGTCGCGGACCACGCCCGGCGCGTGATCCGGAGCGCCGCCGAGATGCACGACTGCGAGGCGACGGTCGACACCGTCGGCGACGCGCCGAGCGCGGTGAGCGACGCTGATCTGGTCGACATCGTCGAGGGGGCGGCGAACGGCCACGCCGACGTGGAGCGGACGCTCCGGCGCGACGACCTGGGCGGGAGCGAGGACGCGACCTACCTGATGCAGCGCGTGCAGGAGAACGGCGGCCTCGCGTCGTACGTCGCAGTCGGGACGGACCACCCCGGCGGCCACCACACGCCGACGTTCGACGTGGACGAGCCGACGCTGGGGATCGGGATCGACGTGCTGTCGGAGACGGTGCTGACGGTCGCCGAGGAACAGCCCTGA
- a CDS encoding transcription factor S: MEFCDDCGSMMKAEDGLWVCSSCGNEQIKDPDADYVITDDQEASEVIESSPEDSGLPTTETHCPECGNDRAHWYMQQIRAADESETRFFICTECEHKWREDDH, from the coding sequence ATGGAGTTTTGCGACGACTGCGGCTCTATGATGAAAGCGGAGGACGGCCTGTGGGTCTGTTCGAGCTGTGGCAACGAGCAGATCAAGGACCCGGACGCCGACTACGTCATCACCGACGACCAGGAGGCGAGCGAGGTCATCGAGTCCAGCCCCGAGGACAGCGGCCTCCCGACGACCGAGACGCACTGCCCCGAGTGTGGCAACGACCGCGCCCACTGGTACATGCAGCAGATCCGGGCGGCCGACGAGTCCGAGACGCGCTTTTTCATCTGCACCGAGTGCGAGCACAAGTGGCGCGAGGACGATCACTAG
- a CDS encoding PUA domain-containing protein produces MSDDADDLAELRALADYQFGHGAGTALFPADEKLRIKRTTSGRPQQVVADEGRVVSHGIDGRFTLGIAGGRRLAAGLDAPAARVVVGDESEPFVREGRNVFAKFVDEVGPEVRPGDEVLVVHKSGDLLGVGRAELSADAMRAFGSGMAVKTREGAGE; encoded by the coding sequence ATGAGCGACGACGCGGACGACCTGGCGGAACTGCGGGCCCTCGCCGACTACCAGTTCGGGCACGGCGCGGGAACGGCGCTGTTCCCCGCCGACGAGAAGCTCCGGATCAAGCGAACCACGTCGGGGCGACCCCAGCAGGTCGTCGCCGACGAGGGGCGGGTCGTCTCCCACGGGATCGACGGCCGGTTCACGCTGGGGATCGCGGGCGGGCGACGGCTCGCCGCGGGACTCGACGCGCCGGCCGCGCGGGTAGTCGTCGGCGACGAGAGCGAGCCGTTCGTCCGCGAGGGTCGCAACGTGTTCGCGAAGTTCGTCGACGAGGTGGGACCCGAGGTTCGCCCCGGCGACGAGGTGCTCGTGGTCCACAAGTCGGGCGACCTGCTGGGCGTGGGTCGGGCCGAGCTGTCGGCCGACGCGATGCGTGCGTTCGGCAGCGGCATGGCGGTGAAGACACGCGAAGGCGCGGGCGAGTAA
- a CDS encoding nascent polypeptide-associated complex protein, with protein sequence MFGGGGGGLNPRKMKQMMEQMGIDFEELDANEVIIRTDDGDLVFDDADVTRMDAQGQQTYQVVGDPERRDAGALGTDADADDDDDSDGEIPEEDVGIVAQRTGASEEAAREALEANNGDLAAAVDSLE encoded by the coding sequence ATGTTCGGAGGCGGTGGCGGGGGCCTCAATCCCCGCAAGATGAAGCAGATGATGGAGCAGATGGGTATCGACTTCGAGGAGTTAGACGCGAACGAAGTCATCATTCGGACCGACGACGGCGACCTAGTGTTCGACGACGCCGACGTGACCCGGATGGACGCCCAGGGCCAGCAGACCTACCAGGTCGTCGGCGACCCCGAGCGCCGGGACGCCGGCGCGCTCGGCACCGACGCGGACGCCGATGATGACGACGACAGCGACGGGGAGATCCCCGAGGAGGACGTGGGGATCGTCGCCCAGCGCACCGGCGCGAGCGAGGAGGCCGCCCGGGAGGCGCTCGAAGCGAACAACGGCGACCTCGCCGCGGCCGTCGACAGCCTGGAGTGA
- a CDS encoding DUF5787 family protein yields the protein MPGDDAEFGFELRVCWWAERNWPPAGERADGTVPLVARQLGTERRRWDTIVIESDREALARRSRFGPERLDSDLLHVVRNAPKDWAWYRDALPDPGYPWRYVREAVHRAADRGIVETRRDGNRIEIRRRWAYPDWVNRVVAVENKPDLDASAARRLRPQLERDVALALADEVWVATRETGDRVEPVLLEDLPVEAGVLTVDADAAEATVAWHPRTLPASEPGTRILDRPSGSAYDRSAARFEYVDADWKADKRLALAERAYERGWRSFVDTMRPDCRHFQLRSEGGQLLPWCAAKDRCQTAAECAGSCPSFEPEPPTWRSRGWPIEGGPGKRIEKLLADRRDRRRP from the coding sequence ATCCCCGGTGACGACGCGGAGTTCGGCTTCGAGTTGCGCGTCTGCTGGTGGGCCGAGCGCAACTGGCCCCCGGCCGGCGAGCGTGCCGACGGGACGGTCCCGCTCGTCGCGCGCCAGCTCGGTACGGAGCGGCGGCGCTGGGACACGATCGTTATCGAATCCGACCGCGAGGCGCTGGCGCGGCGCTCCCGGTTCGGGCCGGAACGGCTCGACTCTGACTTGCTCCACGTGGTTCGGAACGCTCCCAAGGACTGGGCGTGGTACCGCGACGCGCTCCCCGACCCGGGCTACCCCTGGCGGTACGTCCGCGAGGCGGTCCACCGCGCGGCCGACCGGGGGATCGTCGAGACGCGCCGCGACGGCAACCGGATCGAGATCCGTCGGAGGTGGGCCTACCCGGACTGGGTGAACCGGGTCGTCGCCGTCGAGAACAAGCCGGACCTCGACGCGAGCGCGGCCCGACGGCTCCGCCCGCAACTGGAGCGCGACGTGGCGCTGGCGCTCGCCGACGAGGTGTGGGTCGCCACCCGCGAGACGGGCGACCGCGTCGAGCCGGTGCTGCTTGAGGACCTCCCCGTAGAGGCGGGCGTTCTCACCGTCGACGCCGACGCCGCCGAGGCGACGGTCGCCTGGCACCCCCGGACGCTTCCGGCGTCGGAGCCGGGCACGCGCATCCTCGACCGGCCGTCCGGGTCGGCGTACGACCGGTCGGCCGCGCGGTTCGAGTACGTCGACGCCGACTGGAAGGCCGACAAGCGGCTGGCGCTCGCCGAGCGCGCCTACGAGCGCGGCTGGCGCTCCTTCGTCGACACGATGCGCCCCGACTGTCGACACTTTCAGCTCCGGTCCGAGGGCGGCCAGTTGCTCCCGTGGTGCGCCGCGAAGGACCGGTGCCAGACCGCTGCGGAGTGTGCCGGCTCCTGCCCGTCGTTCGAGCCGGAGCCGCCGACGTGGCGCTCCAGGGGCTGGCCGATCGAGGGGGGACCGGGGAAACGGATCGAGAAACTGCTCGCCGACCGACGGGACCGCCGGCGGCCCTGA
- a CDS encoding NUDIX hydrolase — translation MSWRDVRPVALAVVRRQDGRNLLAEHYDPAEEYTFYRPIGGGIEFGEHSRDAVRREFREELDVELTDVREVGTYERTFTFDGTEGHEIWRLYEGDIVENWPYELDRFEAEEPELDETFEVVWKEPTAFTERDETLYPPKLLDDL, via the coding sequence ATGAGTTGGCGAGACGTTCGGCCGGTCGCCCTTGCCGTGGTCCGCAGGCAGGATGGTAGGAACCTCCTCGCGGAACACTACGACCCGGCCGAGGAGTACACCTTCTACCGCCCGATCGGCGGCGGCATCGAGTTCGGCGAGCACAGCCGCGACGCCGTCCGGCGGGAGTTCCGCGAGGAACTCGACGTCGAACTGACCGACGTGCGGGAGGTCGGCACCTACGAGCGCACGTTCACGTTCGACGGGACCGAGGGCCACGAGATCTGGCGGCTGTACGAGGGCGACATCGTCGAGAACTGGCCGTACGAACTCGACCGGTTCGAGGCCGAGGAACCCGAACTCGACGAGACGTTCGAGGTCGTCTGGAAGGAGCCGACGGCGTTCACGGAGCGGGACGAAACCCTCTACCCGCCGAAGCTGCTCGACGACCTCTAG
- a CDS encoding uS10/mL48 family ribosomal protein, protein MTFVTKLRLQSGDRAALDGVVDDIRSTAERKGAELKGPHSEPPTELRVPQHKRVDGGGRFENWEYVVYARELEIHGHDELARRVTEREFPASIHVEAEVEQVNPLGSGRD, encoded by the coding sequence ATGACGTTCGTCACGAAGCTCCGCCTCCAGAGCGGGGACCGGGCCGCCCTCGACGGGGTCGTCGACGACATCCGGTCGACGGCCGAGCGTAAGGGAGCCGAACTGAAGGGACCGCACTCCGAACCGCCGACCGAGCTACGGGTGCCACAGCACAAGCGCGTCGACGGCGGCGGCCGATTCGAGAACTGGGAGTACGTCGTCTACGCCCGCGAACTGGAGATCCACGGCCACGACGAGCTCGCCCGGCGCGTGACCGAGCGGGAGTTCCCCGCCTCCATCCACGTCGAGGCCGAGGTCGAACAGGTGAACCCGCTCGGCAGCGGGCGCGACTAA
- a CDS encoding DUF5797 family protein produces the protein MTLSEEARERLADVVELQPTKNAELQERWGVEGGSEVHSYLESELKEYYYRDDNSLIRATAEAAELVDVEPGVEGDPDERPSVIRVPELQAQVFQVVAGPDERSESVVSVLHKLREAFGIDPDTDDVRSALQSLRRKEVVEVEYRTVPTFRLAVERDTVDVEVAD, from the coding sequence ATGACTCTCTCGGAGGAGGCCCGCGAGCGGCTCGCCGACGTCGTGGAGCTACAGCCCACGAAGAACGCCGAACTGCAGGAGCGGTGGGGGGTCGAGGGAGGGAGCGAGGTCCACTCGTACCTCGAATCGGAGCTGAAGGAGTACTACTACCGCGACGACAACAGCCTGATCCGGGCGACGGCCGAGGCCGCGGAGCTGGTCGACGTGGAGCCGGGCGTCGAGGGCGACCCGGACGAGCGCCCGAGCGTGATCCGCGTGCCGGAGCTACAGGCGCAGGTCTTTCAGGTCGTTGCCGGGCCGGACGAACGCTCCGAGAGCGTCGTGTCGGTGCTGCACAAGCTCCGCGAGGCGTTCGGGATCGACCCCGACACCGACGACGTGCGGTCGGCGCTCCAGAGCCTCCGCCGGAAGGAGGTCGTCGAGGTGGAGTACCGGACCGTGCCGACGTTCCGGCTGGCGGTCGAGCGCGACACGGTCGACGTCGAGGTCGCCGACTAG
- a CDS encoding DUF5789 family protein: protein MGRQVTLEQVETALDELSYPVMRTDAAREFEDTTLQFPDGEENLGKLLSETHSDSFDSVAEVETELREVLPGEVAAESVGTDVDG from the coding sequence ATGGGACGGCAGGTCACGCTCGAACAGGTGGAGACCGCCCTCGACGAACTCTCGTACCCGGTGATGCGCACGGACGCCGCCAGGGAGTTCGAGGACACCACGCTCCAGTTCCCGGACGGCGAGGAGAACCTCGGCAAGCTCCTCTCGGAGACCCACAGCGACTCCTTCGACTCCGTCGCCGAGGTCGAAACGGAGCTTCGCGAGGTGCTCCCCGGCGAGGTCGCCGCCGAGTCGGTCGGCACCGATGTCGACGGGTAA
- a CDS encoding Na+/H+ antiporter NhaC family protein, giving the protein MAGEDDPPDDSDIEQELREAASAREGPNIEFYGGKAMSAVPIAFFIVWAIVQSGLLRISDTTGLVAGMLIGLIVGMLFVRGSWKTYANTIFEGMTQRVAATAIVAWLWAGMFAETIQVGGFVSGLVWAADAASVGAALFPAITFILAGLLATGIGTGYGTTVAFSGLFFPAGVLLGANPVLLFGAILSGAVFGDNLAPVSDTTIVSAVTQDSDIGGVVASRFKYAIVAAVFAFAAYVVAGNVMEGVSVSGDARALLIAESNPAGLLHLVSMGVVIATAVAGRHIVEAISWGIIVAAAFNVVFGLASVSEMLVFRAPADAPIADAVDFLPFVEVVSENPGVAGSIYAGAQGFFPLIVLTLLIVAGAQIMIRGGGFAAIQNWLLDNVATSVRRAETTMVGGTALVNAMITINTAAEIAIAPYIARIGERFNINGYRRANILDANTSALGYIFPWSGGVLVGYAQLTGLPATYSWFTQSMVVNPVDVFLYVFHGWFLVAVFLIAAVTGFGREYVHDRESGEVARL; this is encoded by the coding sequence ATGGCAGGGGAAGACGACCCACCCGACGACAGCGACATCGAACAGGAGCTTCGTGAGGCAGCGTCCGCCAGAGAGGGGCCGAACATCGAGTTCTACGGCGGGAAGGCGATGAGTGCGGTGCCGATCGCCTTCTTCATCGTGTGGGCGATCGTTCAGAGCGGGCTGCTCCGCATCAGCGACACGACCGGCCTGGTCGCGGGGATGCTGATCGGGCTGATCGTGGGCATGCTCTTTGTCCGTGGCTCCTGGAAGACGTACGCGAACACGATCTTTGAGGGGATGACCCAGCGCGTCGCGGCGACCGCGATCGTCGCCTGGCTCTGGGCCGGGATGTTCGCCGAGACGATTCAGGTCGGCGGGTTCGTTAGCGGCCTCGTCTGGGCCGCCGACGCCGCGAGCGTCGGGGCGGCCCTGTTCCCGGCGATCACGTTCATCCTCGCCGGCCTGCTCGCCACCGGGATCGGCACGGGGTACGGCACGACCGTCGCCTTCTCGGGACTCTTTTTCCCGGCCGGCGTCCTGCTCGGCGCGAACCCGGTGCTTCTGTTCGGGGCGATCCTCTCGGGCGCGGTGTTCGGGGACAACCTCGCGCCGGTCAGCGACACGACGATCGTCTCCGCGGTCACGCAGGACTCCGACATCGGCGGGGTCGTCGCCTCGCGGTTCAAGTACGCGATCGTCGCCGCCGTGTTCGCGTTCGCGGCCTACGTGGTCGCCGGGAACGTGATGGAGGGAGTTTCAGTGAGCGGCGACGCCCGGGCGCTCCTGATCGCTGAGAGCAACCCGGCCGGCCTGCTCCACCTGGTCTCGATGGGCGTCGTCATCGCCACGGCCGTCGCGGGGCGGCACATCGTCGAGGCGATCTCGTGGGGGATCATCGTGGCCGCGGCGTTCAACGTCGTGTTCGGCCTCGCGTCGGTCTCGGAGATGCTCGTCTTCCGCGCGCCGGCCGACGCGCCGATCGCGGACGCGGTCGACTTCCTGCCGTTCGTCGAGGTCGTGAGTGAGAACCCCGGCGTCGCCGGCAGCATCTACGCCGGCGCGCAGGGCTTTTTCCCGCTTATCGTCCTCACGCTGCTCATCGTCGCCGGCGCACAGATCATGATCCGCGGCGGCGGGTTCGCGGCGATCCAGAACTGGCTGCTGGACAACGTCGCCACGTCGGTGCGGCGCGCCGAGACGACGATGGTCGGCGGCACCGCGCTGGTCAACGCGATGATCACGATCAACACGGCCGCCGAGATCGCCATCGCGCCCTACATCGCCCGGATCGGCGAGCGGTTCAACATCAACGGCTACCGGCGCGCCAACATCCTCGACGCGAACACGTCCGCGCTCGGGTACATCTTCCCGTGGTCGGGCGGCGTCCTCGTGGGGTACGCCCAGCTGACCGGCCTGCCGGCGACGTACTCGTGGTTCACCCAGTCGATGGTCGTCAACCCGGTCGACGTGTTCCTCTACGTGTTCCACGGCTGGTTCCTCGTGGCCGTGTTCCTCATCGCCGCGGTGACCGGCTTCGGCAGGGAGTACGTCCACGACCGCGAGAGCGGGGAGGTGGCCCGGCTATGA
- the dapA gene encoding 4-hydroxy-tetrahydrodipicolinate synthase: MTHDIDFSGVFPALTTPFDADERIDFDQLRENAQYLETAGVDGVVPVGSTGESATLTHDEHVEVVEAVVDAVDDVPVIAGTGSNNTHEALELSERAADAGADALLLISPYYNKPEQRGLVEHYRTLADAVDLPQIVYNVPSRTGRNIDPDTAVELAAHENVAGFKAASGDLGQISEIIERTRDEDFAVLSGDDPLTLPMISVGATGTISVVANVEPERTCAMVGAALAGDFERARAIHHELGELTRELFVETNPIPVKEAMSIRGHGSPELRSPLTRLSEEHYDSLAATLNELADEDLEDEYAEVER; encoded by the coding sequence ATGACACACGACATCGATTTCAGCGGCGTCTTCCCGGCGCTCACGACGCCCTTTGACGCGGACGAACGCATCGACTTCGACCAGCTACGCGAGAACGCCCAGTACCTCGAAACCGCGGGCGTCGACGGGGTCGTCCCCGTCGGCTCCACCGGCGAGAGCGCGACCCTGACCCACGACGAACACGTCGAGGTCGTCGAGGCGGTCGTCGACGCCGTCGACGACGTACCGGTGATCGCCGGCACGGGGAGCAACAACACCCACGAGGCGCTGGAACTGTCCGAGCGGGCCGCGGACGCGGGTGCCGACGCGCTGCTTCTCATCTCGCCGTACTACAACAAGCCCGAGCAGCGCGGGCTGGTCGAGCATTACCGGACGCTCGCGGACGCCGTCGACCTGCCACAGATCGTCTACAACGTCCCCTCGCGCACGGGCCGAAACATCGACCCGGACACCGCGGTCGAACTCGCGGCCCACGAGAACGTCGCCGGGTTCAAGGCCGCCAGCGGCGACCTCGGCCAGATCAGCGAGATAATCGAGCGCACCCGCGACGAGGACTTTGCCGTCCTCTCGGGCGACGACCCGCTCACGCTGCCGATGATCTCGGTCGGCGCGACCGGCACGATCAGCGTCGTCGCCAACGTCGAACCCGAGCGCACCTGCGCGATGGTCGGCGCGGCGCTGGCCGGCGACTTCGAGCGCGCCCGCGCCATCCACCACGAACTCGGCGAACTGACCCGCGAACTGTTCGTCGAGACCAACCCCATCCCGGTGAAGGAGGCGATGTCGATCCGCGGGCACGGCTCGCCCGAACTGCGGTCGCCGCTCACCCGGCTCTCGGAGGAACACTACGACTCGCTCGCGGCCACGCTGAACGAACTCGCCGACGAGGACCTGGAGGACGAGTACGCGGAGGTCGAACGGTGA
- a CDS encoding bis(5'-nucleosyl)-tetraphosphatase, giving the protein MTVEATSAGAILFRDTRGRREYLLLKSRPGDWEFPKGGVEGDEELQQTAIREVQEEAGIEDFRLLDGFRKDYDYVFEANGKTIHKTVHLFIARSYEASAELSHEHRDLQWRDYEQAVNTVTQDGPREILEDAHEFLDEKLEEDDAE; this is encoded by the coding sequence ATGACGGTCGAAGCGACGAGCGCCGGCGCGATCCTCTTTCGGGATACGCGCGGACGGCGCGAGTACCTACTCCTGAAGAGCCGCCCCGGGGACTGGGAGTTCCCCAAAGGCGGCGTCGAGGGAGACGAGGAGCTACAGCAGACGGCGATACGGGAGGTACAGGAGGAGGCCGGGATCGAGGACTTCAGGCTGCTCGACGGCTTCCGCAAGGATTACGACTACGTGTTCGAGGCCAACGGGAAGACCATCCACAAGACGGTGCACCTGTTCATCGCCCGGTCCTACGAGGCGAGCGCGGAGCTGTCACACGAGCACCGCGACCTCCAGTGGCGCGACTACGAACAGGCGGTCAACACGGTCACGCAGGACGGCCCCCGCGAGATACTGGAGGACGCCCACGAGTTCCTGGACGAGAAGCTTGAGGAGGACGACGCCGAGTAG
- a CDS encoding M48 family metalloprotease, producing the protein MRHLGLKLRMAFVGTILFAFYALAAGFVLLLFGPGTWPLVLVGTVLFAGFQYKFGKWAALRSVGAEEMDEQQYQEIHKMVEDICFEMDLDKPKLMVADMGVPNAFATGRRGAGVVVVSSELIRILERDELKGVIAHELAHIDNRDVVTMVLGQSIASIVGIAVQWAIMLSGDNEIADFVLGYIAGILTQMFVMLFVLAISRYREYVADSDAASHIGGGEPLARALEKIQRGAEGRESRVGDDVSALCIFDSERGLLKSILATHPPVEKRIEKLRSY; encoded by the coding sequence ATGAGACACCTTGGACTCAAACTCCGGATGGCGTTCGTGGGCACCATCCTGTTCGCGTTCTACGCGCTCGCGGCGGGCTTCGTCCTGCTGCTGTTCGGGCCGGGAACGTGGCCGCTGGTGCTCGTGGGTACCGTCCTCTTCGCCGGCTTCCAGTACAAGTTCGGCAAGTGGGCGGCGCTGCGGAGCGTCGGCGCGGAGGAGATGGACGAACAGCAGTACCAGGAGATCCACAAGATGGTCGAGGACATCTGCTTCGAGATGGACCTCGACAAGCCGAAGCTGATGGTCGCCGACATGGGCGTTCCCAACGCCTTCGCCACGGGCCGGCGCGGCGCGGGCGTCGTCGTCGTCTCCAGCGAACTCATCCGCATCCTGGAGCGCGACGAACTGAAAGGCGTCATCGCACACGAACTGGCCCACATCGACAACCGCGACGTGGTGACGATGGTGCTGGGGCAGTCGATCGCCTCCATCGTCGGCATCGCCGTCCAGTGGGCGATCATGCTCTCCGGCGACAACGAGATCGCCGACTTCGTGCTCGGCTACATCGCGGGCATCCTCACGCAGATGTTCGTGATGCTGTTCGTGCTTGCCATCTCGCGGTACCGGGAGTACGTCGCCGACAGCGACGCCGCCTCCCACATCGGCGGCGGCGAGCCGCTGGCCCGCGCCCTGGAGAAGATCCAGCGCGGCGCGGAGGGCCGCGAGAGCCGCGTCGGCGACGACGTGAGCGCGCTCTGTATCTTCGACAGCGAGCGCGGCCTCCTGAAGTCGATCCTCGCGACCCACCCGCCGGTCGAGAAGCGCATCGAGAAGCTCCGGAGCTACTGA
- a CDS encoding LabA-like NYN domain-containing protein, whose amino-acid sequence MVDIHSGQRVAMLADAQNLYHSAQSLYSRNIDYSALLNKGVQDRELVRAIAYVIRADSPEEESFFDALTDIGYETKIKDIKTFKDGSKKADWDVGMCLDAVTLTNHVDTIILCTGDGDFSRLCSHLRHEGVRVEAMGFKESTSDELVDAVDAFIDLSERSDTFLL is encoded by the coding sequence ATGGTGGATATCCATTCGGGACAGCGCGTCGCGATGCTCGCCGACGCGCAGAACCTCTATCACTCCGCACAGAGTCTCTACAGTCGCAACATCGACTACTCCGCGCTGCTGAACAAAGGGGTACAGGACCGCGAACTCGTCCGCGCCATCGCCTACGTCATCCGCGCTGACTCGCCCGAGGAGGAGTCGTTTTTCGACGCGCTGACCGACATCGGCTACGAGACGAAGATCAAGGACATCAAGACGTTCAAGGACGGGTCGAAGAAGGCCGACTGGGACGTGGGGATGTGTCTCGACGCCGTGACGCTGACGAACCACGTCGACACGATCATCCTCTGTACGGGCGACGGCGACTTCTCGCGGCTCTGTTCACATCTGCGTCACGAGGGCGTCCGCGTCGAGGCGATGGGGTTCAAGGAGTCCACGTCGGACGAACTCGTCGACGCGGTCGACGCCTTCATCGACCTGAGCGAACGCTCCGACACGTTCCTGTTATAA
- a CDS encoding methyltransferase domain-containing protein, with translation MTVVLVHGDREYLRDPGEELQTDLGVLDIPDDASPGDTLETHLGEEFHVRRLRGPDLFHHLERTGAPMVPRDVGRILGEVGVEASDRVLDAGTGTGVLAAYMGRIGADVLTFERDPEFAEVARENMDTADVSDAVEVRAGDVTEHADDLGEFDVITLDTEDAPAVVERAPDLLVRGGFVAVYSPFVEDTREVARAAEAAGLVDVRTLETIEREMDFDDRGSRPSTAGVGHTGYLTVARRS, from the coding sequence GTGACGGTCGTTCTCGTTCACGGCGACCGGGAGTACCTCCGCGACCCCGGGGAGGAGCTCCAGACCGACCTCGGCGTGCTCGACATCCCCGACGACGCCTCGCCCGGCGACACGCTCGAAACCCACCTCGGCGAGGAGTTTCACGTCCGTCGGCTGCGCGGTCCCGACCTCTTTCACCACCTTGAGCGCACCGGCGCGCCGATGGTGCCCCGCGACGTTGGTCGAATTCTCGGTGAAGTCGGCGTCGAGGCGAGCGACCGCGTGCTCGATGCGGGGACCGGCACCGGCGTTCTCGCGGCGTACATGGGTCGGATCGGCGCGGACGTGCTCACGTTCGAGCGCGACCCGGAGTTCGCCGAGGTCGCCCGCGAGAACATGGACACGGCCGACGTGAGCGACGCCGTCGAGGTGCGTGCCGGCGACGTGACCGAGCACGCCGACGACCTCGGCGAGTTCGACGTGATCACGCTGGACACCGAGGACGCGCCCGCCGTCGTCGAGCGTGCGCCCGACCTGCTCGTCCGCGGCGGCTTCGTCGCCGTCTACTCGCCGTTCGTGGAGGACACCCGCGAGGTGGCTCGGGCCGCCGAAGCCGCCGGCCTCGTGGACGTACGAACCCTCGAAACGATCGAGCGCGAGATGGACTTCGACGACCGCGGCTCCCGCCCGTCGACCGCCGGCGTCGGCCACACCGGCTATCTGACGGTTGCGCGGCGGAGCTAG